The proteins below are encoded in one region of Sminthopsis crassicaudata isolate SCR6 chromosome 1, ASM4859323v1, whole genome shotgun sequence:
- the RNF215 gene encoding RING finger protein 215: MAGPALLRPGPPPPPPLLLLLSALLPLGLGLGPGGPGGGARVDVRLRRPQASYTLQGALLGGPPRLAPPPGAGLQGRLVLVGDKEPQLQADDDWIGVVPVGEEQGEAQGAGPEESFTSAVVSKMKRALVLGASALLILALNQNAVRELDVSQVLSKPVIVVQTSDNVTKLLSALLGGLQATAKITSQAVLLENVGLTLTLWSTCGLSRGGLYGEWQGVICPGESSSRVQKYLQKLWNTILLVALLLCTGLIIQARRQARRGPVEPEPQLDLRQHILQTLSALKTRRYHPGRPPRAHVPDIQTCAICLDPFHRNQCLRVLPCLHEFHRECVDPWLLLQQTCPLCKHNILGSSWAES; the protein is encoded by the exons ATGGCGGGCCCCGCGCTCCTGCGGCccgggccgccgccgccgcccccgctgctgctgctgctgtcggCGCTGCTGCCCCTCGGCCTGGGCCTGGGCCCGGGCGGCCCCGGGGGCGGGGCGCGGGTGGACGTGCGGCTGCGGCGGCCGCAGGCCAGCTACACTCTGCAGGGCGCCCTGCTGGGCGGGCCCCCGCGCCTCGCGCCGCCGCCCGGAGCCGGACTGCAGGGCCGCCTGGTGCTG GTGGGGGACAAGGAGCCCCAGCTCCAGGCCGACGATGACTGGATCGGAGTGGTCCCCGTGGGTGAGGAGCAGGGAGAGGCCCAGGGAGCCGGCCCCGAGGAGTCCTTCACCTCCGCCGTGGTCAGCAAG ATGAAGCGTGCCCTGGTCCTGGGAGCCTCGGCCCTGCTCATCCTGGCCCTGAACCAGAACGCCGTCCGAGAG CTGGATGTGTCCCAGGTCCTTTCCAAGCCGGTCATCGTGGTCCAGACATCCGACAATGTCACTAAACTCCTGAGCGCCCTGCTGGG GGGCCTGCAGGCCACGGCCAAGATCACCTCCCAGGCCGTACTGCTGGAGAACGTGGGCCTGACGCTGACGCTGTGGTCCACCTGCGGCCTGTCACGGGGCGGGCTCTACGGGGAGTGGCAGGGCGTCATCTGCCCCGGGGAGAGCAGCTCCAGAGTCCAG AAGTACCTGCAGAAGCTGTGGAACACCATCCTGCTGGTGGCCTTGCTCCTGTGCACAGGGCTCATTATCCAGGCCCGGCGGCAGGCCCGGCGGGGCCCGGTGGAGCCGGAGCCCCAG CTGGACCTCAGGCAGCACATTCTGCAGACGCTCTCGGCCCTAAAAACGCGGCGCTACCACCCGGGCCGCCCGCCCCGGGCCCACGTGCCCGACATCCAGACCTGCGCCATCTGCCTGGACCCGTTCCACAGAAACCAG TGTCTGAGGGTCCTGCCCTGTCTCCATGAGTTTCACCGGGAATGCGTGGACCCCTGGCTGCTCCTCCAGCAGACCTGCCCCCTCTGCAAGCACAACATCCTGG GGAGCTCTTGGGCCGAGAGCTAG